A part of Chitinimonas koreensis genomic DNA contains:
- a CDS encoding amino acid adenylation domain-containing protein translates to MQPGLARGGDDGLLLPGLAGNVLELFDRAVAAAPRQAALSSDGGPLSYGELDARANRVANGLLARGAVAGRVVGLLLDDPALHVVALLGALKAGAIFVSLSPDYPQQRLRDMLDTARPAWLVTQEGQLARIDALHPADAARPALLLLDDSAADAATADAAAAAGPAAQVEDILFAHLQSAARPAVRVEPDAPCYLYFTSGSTGRPKAVLGRTRGLAHFIQWEIAEFGLGPASRVSQLTIPTFDVYLRDVFAALCAGGTLCIPPRDTVLDAAALAAWLEREAVELVHCVPTLFRTLLDLGLSAERLPQLRHVLLAGEPLLPADANRWIGVFGERARLVNLYGPTETTLAKFFHRLPAVPVADGYVPVGRPIPGAQAVLLDDDLAPCFAGQAGEICIRTPYRSLGYYGDEAAGRAAFVPNPITGGDDVLYRTGDLGCLTPDGLFRVLGRKDFQLKIRGMRIEPGEIEAALAELFEVAAAVVVGRDDEAGHKQLVAYVVPRIGGVAATELQARLAQRLPDYMVPRHLVLLDRLPLTANGKVDRKALPAPDLRRAARAYLAPRTPTEQKLAAVWAEVLKLERVGADDDFFALGGHSLLATQVASKLRAAFGADLALRTLFEATTLAALAERLDAAGGTGVAALPPVTVAARRREGGQTFPLSFSQQRLWFLDQFERSALYNIPFAVRLSGELDAAALAAALNGLVQRHEALRTTFAMAGGEPVQIVAAELALPLETLDLAALAPAEREAECARLIGERSRQPFDLAAGPLLRATLLRLDEGHHVLALVLHHIVTDGWATGILLRELAPLYQAQRSGAPAPLAPLALQYADFACWQREHFAGARLDALLGYWTAQLAGAPALLALPTDRPRPALRSHAGRTLAFALPAATVAGLLALGQRHRATLFMTLAAAFGVLLSRYSGQDDVCIGTPIANRNRAEIEPLVGVFINTLVLRARLDGNPRFETLLAQLRDTTLAAYEHQDMPFERLVDALRPERQASHSPLFQVMLVLQNNPREQLALGGLALEPLPVERELAKYDLTLNLVEDGEALQMLFEYDCALFDAATVARLAGSFGCLLEAIVADPARRIADLPLLRPDQAHRLLAQWNPPAASPPAPRPLHALFEAQAGRTPERPALVCGGETLSYAELNARANRLAHWLRGQGVGPDRRVGLCLERSPALIVGLLAILKAGGAYVPLDPAYPRERLAGMLADARPQLLLTERALGDLFDGAVPAFCLDDAGGMLAGLPETDPPLTVAAANLAYVIYTSGSTGRPKGVAITHGNAAVFVDWALAAFTPAQLARTLMATSVCFDLSVFELFAPLASGGTVWLAHSVLDLLARPADFPVTLINTVPSAIAELLRHGAIPPTAATVNLAGEALPNALAQALYREAGVAHVHNLYGPTEDTTYSTWSRVAEGAAAVAIGRAIDHGQAYVLDAALEPVPPGVAGELYLAGAGLARGYLGRPELTAERFLPCPFGPSGARMYRTGDLARWRPDGELDYLGRLDQQVKIRGYRIEPGEIEAALAAVPELAEALVLAREDAPGERALVAYLVARPGRPAPEPAALRQALQRTLPDYMVPAHFVALPRLPLTPNGKVDRKALPAPERRLDDAQWIAPRNPLEAELAELWAGLLKLERVGVDDDFFALGGHSLLATQLVSQLRQRYGVELPLRTLFGAPTVAAVGAYLAERRPAMPALPAIAAGPRGGDAPLSFAQQRLWFFEQFESGSALYHMPLALRLSGPLDPAALRGALNEVVRRHDALRTRFVATGGEPLARVAERLELALPLVELGALPPGERQAKLEWLLQDEARAPFDLAAGPPLRGRLFRLAADSHVLLLVLHHLVSDGWSMGVLLGELAALYRAGRDGLPAPLAEPAIQYADFARWQREWLQGEALQRQLDHWTRALDGIPAQLTLPLDRPRPQVQTFNGAKLPLPIPAAAVAGLQALGRRHGATLFMTLTAAFSLLLSRHAGQDDICLGTPIANRGRAELEPLIGLFANTVVLRTRLAGNPRFDALLEQVRDTTLAAYEHQDLPLEKLIEALNPLRDTSYSPLFQAMIVLQNTPTGVPAGGPSTCPASCSSRSASSATWPSST, encoded by the coding sequence CTGCAGCCCGGCTTGGCGCGCGGCGGCGACGACGGCCTGCTGCTGCCCGGCCTCGCCGGCAACGTGCTCGAACTGTTCGACCGCGCGGTCGCCGCGGCGCCGCGGCAGGCCGCGCTGAGCAGCGACGGCGGCCCGCTGAGCTACGGCGAGCTCGACGCCCGCGCCAACCGGGTCGCCAACGGCCTGCTGGCGCGCGGCGCGGTCGCCGGCCGGGTGGTCGGCCTGCTGCTCGACGACCCGGCGCTGCACGTGGTCGCGCTGCTCGGCGCGCTCAAGGCCGGCGCGATCTTCGTCTCGCTGAGCCCGGACTATCCGCAGCAGCGGCTGCGCGACATGCTCGACACGGCGCGGCCGGCCTGGCTGGTGACGCAGGAGGGCCAACTGGCGCGCATCGATGCGCTCCATCCGGCCGACGCGGCGCGGCCGGCCTTGCTGCTGCTGGACGATTCGGCGGCCGATGCCGCGACAGCCGATGCCGCGGCGGCCGCCGGCCCCGCGGCCCAGGTGGAGGACATCCTGTTCGCCCATCTGCAATCGGCCGCGCGCCCGGCCGTCCGTGTCGAGCCCGACGCGCCGTGCTACCTCTACTTCACTTCCGGCTCGACCGGCCGGCCCAAGGCGGTGCTCGGCCGCACGCGCGGGCTGGCCCACTTCATCCAGTGGGAGATCGCCGAATTCGGCCTCGGCCCGGCCAGCCGCGTCAGCCAGCTGACCATCCCGACCTTCGACGTCTACCTGCGCGACGTCTTCGCCGCGCTGTGCGCCGGCGGCACGCTCTGCATCCCGCCGCGCGATACCGTGCTCGACGCCGCCGCGCTGGCCGCCTGGCTCGAACGCGAGGCGGTCGAGCTGGTGCATTGCGTGCCCACGCTGTTCCGCACCCTGCTCGACCTGGGTTTGAGCGCCGAACGGCTGCCGCAGCTGCGCCACGTGCTGCTGGCCGGCGAGCCGCTGCTGCCGGCCGATGCCAACCGCTGGATCGGCGTGTTCGGCGAGCGCGCCCGGCTGGTCAACCTGTACGGCCCGACCGAGACCACGCTGGCCAAGTTCTTCCACCGCCTGCCGGCCGTGCCGGTCGCCGACGGCTATGTCCCGGTCGGCCGGCCGATCCCAGGCGCCCAGGCCGTCCTGCTCGACGACGACCTGGCGCCGTGCTTCGCCGGCCAGGCCGGCGAGATCTGCATCCGCACGCCCTACCGCAGCCTGGGCTACTACGGCGACGAGGCCGCCGGCCGCGCCGCCTTCGTGCCCAACCCGATCACCGGCGGCGACGACGTGCTCTACCGCACCGGCGACCTCGGCTGCCTGACGCCGGACGGGCTGTTCCGCGTGCTGGGACGCAAGGATTTCCAGCTGAAGATCCGCGGCATGCGCATCGAGCCGGGCGAGATCGAGGCGGCGCTGGCCGAGCTGTTCGAGGTCGCCGCCGCGGTGGTGGTCGGGCGCGACGACGAGGCCGGCCACAAGCAGCTGGTCGCCTACGTGGTGCCGCGGATCGGCGGGGTGGCGGCGACCGAGCTGCAGGCCCGGCTGGCGCAGCGCCTGCCCGACTACATGGTGCCGCGCCACCTGGTGCTGCTCGACCGGCTGCCGCTGACCGCCAACGGCAAGGTCGACCGCAAGGCGCTGCCGGCGCCCGACCTGCGCCGCGCGGCGCGGGCCTACCTGGCGCCGCGCACGCCGACCGAACAAAAGCTGGCCGCCGTCTGGGCCGAGGTGCTCAAGCTCGAACGGGTCGGCGCCGACGACGATTTCTTCGCGCTCGGCGGCCATTCCCTGCTGGCCACCCAGGTGGCCTCCAAGCTGCGCGCGGCCTTCGGCGCCGACCTCGCGCTGCGCACGCTGTTCGAGGCCACCACGCTGGCCGCGCTGGCCGAGCGGCTCGACGCGGCCGGCGGCACCGGCGTGGCGGCGTTGCCGCCGGTGACCGTGGCGGCCCGCCGGCGCGAGGGCGGGCAGACCTTCCCGCTGTCGTTCAGCCAGCAGCGGCTGTGGTTCCTCGACCAGTTCGAGCGCAGCGCGCTTTACAACATCCCGTTCGCCGTGCGCCTGTCGGGCGAGCTGGACGCCGCCGCGCTGGCCGCGGCGCTGAACGGCCTGGTGCAGCGCCACGAGGCGCTGCGCACCACCTTCGCCATGGCCGGCGGCGAACCGGTGCAGATCGTCGCGGCCGAACTGGCGCTGCCGCTCGAAACGCTCGACCTGGCCGCGCTGGCGCCGGCCGAACGCGAGGCCGAGTGCGCGCGGCTGATCGGCGAGCGCAGCCGGCAGCCGTTCGACCTGGCGGCCGGCCCGCTGCTGCGCGCCACCCTGCTGCGACTGGACGAGGGCCACCACGTGCTGGCGCTGGTGCTGCATCACATCGTCACCGACGGCTGGGCCACCGGCATCCTGCTGCGCGAGCTGGCTCCGCTGTACCAGGCGCAACGCAGCGGCGCGCCCGCGCCGTTGGCGCCGCTCGCGCTGCAATACGCCGACTTCGCCTGCTGGCAGCGCGAGCACTTCGCCGGCGCCCGGCTCGACGCGCTGCTGGGCTACTGGACCGCGCAGCTGGCCGGCGCGCCGGCGCTGCTGGCGCTGCCGACCGACCGGCCGCGGCCGGCGCTGCGCAGCCATGCCGGCCGCACGCTGGCCTTCGCCTTGCCGGCGGCCACCGTGGCCGGCCTGCTCGCGCTGGGCCAGCGCCATCGCGCCACGCTGTTCATGACCCTGGCCGCCGCCTTCGGCGTGCTACTGTCGCGCTACAGCGGCCAGGACGACGTCTGCATCGGCACGCCGATCGCCAACCGCAACCGGGCCGAGATCGAGCCGCTGGTCGGCGTCTTCATCAATACCCTGGTGCTGCGCGCCCGGCTCGACGGCAACCCGCGCTTCGAGACGCTGCTGGCGCAGCTGCGCGACACCACGCTGGCGGCCTACGAGCACCAGGACATGCCGTTCGAGCGGCTGGTCGACGCGCTGCGGCCCGAGCGCCAGGCCAGCCACTCGCCGCTGTTCCAGGTGATGCTGGTGCTGCAGAACAACCCGCGCGAGCAACTGGCGCTCGGCGGCCTGGCGCTGGAACCGCTGCCGGTCGAGCGCGAGCTGGCCAAGTACGACCTGACGCTGAACCTGGTCGAGGACGGCGAGGCGCTGCAGATGCTGTTCGAGTACGACTGCGCGCTGTTCGACGCCGCCACGGTGGCGCGGCTGGCCGGCAGCTTCGGCTGCCTGCTCGAGGCCATCGTGGCCGACCCGGCGCGGCGGATCGCCGACCTGCCGCTGCTGCGGCCCGACCAAGCGCACCGGCTGCTGGCGCAATGGAACCCGCCGGCCGCCTCGCCGCCCGCGCCGCGGCCGCTGCATGCGCTGTTCGAGGCCCAGGCCGGCCGCACGCCTGAGCGGCCGGCGCTGGTCTGCGGCGGCGAGACGCTGAGCTACGCCGAGCTGAACGCGCGCGCCAACCGGCTGGCGCACTGGCTGCGCGGCCAGGGCGTCGGGCCGGACAGGCGGGTCGGCCTGTGCCTGGAGCGCTCGCCGGCGCTGATCGTCGGCCTGCTCGCCATCCTCAAGGCCGGCGGCGCCTACGTGCCGCTCGATCCGGCCTACCCGCGCGAGCGGCTGGCCGGCATGCTGGCCGACGCGCGGCCGCAGCTGCTGCTGACCGAGCGTGCGCTGGGCGATCTGTTCGACGGCGCCGTGCCGGCCTTCTGCCTCGACGACGCCGGCGGCATGCTGGCCGGCCTGCCCGAGACCGACCCGCCGCTCACCGTCGCGGCGGCCAACCTCGCCTACGTGATCTACACCTCGGGCTCGACCGGCCGGCCCAAGGGCGTGGCCATCACGCACGGCAACGCCGCGGTGTTCGTCGACTGGGCGCTCGCCGCGTTCACGCCGGCCCAGCTGGCGCGCACGCTGATGGCCACCTCGGTCTGCTTCGATCTGTCGGTGTTCGAGCTGTTCGCCCCGCTGGCCTCCGGCGGCACGGTCTGGCTGGCGCACAGCGTGCTGGACCTGCTGGCGCGGCCGGCCGACTTCCCGGTCACGCTGATCAACACCGTGCCCTCGGCCATCGCCGAGCTGCTGCGCCACGGCGCGATCCCGCCGACCGCCGCCACCGTCAACCTGGCCGGCGAGGCGCTGCCGAACGCGCTGGCGCAGGCGCTCTACCGCGAGGCCGGCGTCGCCCACGTCCACAACCTGTACGGCCCGACCGAGGACACCACCTATTCCACCTGGAGCCGCGTCGCCGAAGGCGCGGCCGCGGTCGCCATCGGCCGGGCCATCGACCACGGCCAGGCCTACGTGCTGGACGCGGCGCTGGAACCGGTGCCGCCCGGCGTGGCCGGCGAGCTCTACCTGGCCGGCGCGGGCCTGGCGCGCGGCTACCTCGGCCGGCCCGAGCTGACCGCCGAGCGCTTCCTGCCATGCCCGTTCGGCCCGTCCGGCGCGCGCATGTACCGCACCGGCGACCTGGCGCGCTGGCGGCCGGACGGCGAACTCGACTACCTCGGCCGCCTCGACCAGCAGGTCAAGATCCGCGGCTACCGCATCGAGCCGGGCGAGATCGAGGCCGCGCTGGCGGCCGTGCCCGAGCTGGCCGAGGCGCTGGTGCTGGCGCGCGAGGACGCGCCGGGCGAACGCGCGCTGGTCGCCTACCTGGTCGCCCGGCCCGGCCGGCCGGCGCCCGAGCCGGCCGCGCTGCGGCAGGCGCTGCAGCGCACGCTGCCCGACTACATGGTGCCGGCCCATTTCGTCGCGCTGCCGCGGCTGCCGCTGACGCCGAACGGCAAGGTCGACCGCAAGGCGCTGCCGGCGCCCGAGCGGCGGCTGGACGACGCGCAGTGGATTGCGCCGCGCAACCCGCTGGAAGCGGAACTGGCCGAGCTGTGGGCCGGCCTGCTCAAGCTCGAACGGGTCGGCGTCGACGACGATTTCTTCGCGCTCGGCGGCCATTCGCTGCTGGCGACGCAGCTGGTTTCGCAGCTGCGGCAGCGCTACGGCGTCGAATTGCCGCTGCGCACGCTGTTCGGCGCGCCGACCGTCGCGGCGGTCGGCGCCTACCTGGCCGAGCGGCGGCCGGCGATGCCGGCGCTGCCGGCCATCGCGGCCGGGCCGCGCGGCGGCGACGCGCCGCTGTCGTTCGCCCAGCAGCGGCTGTGGTTCTTCGAGCAGTTCGAATCGGGCAGCGCGCTCTACCACATGCCGCTGGCGCTGCGGCTGAGCGGCCCGCTCGACCCGGCGGCGCTGCGCGGGGCGCTGAACGAGGTGGTGCGCCGCCACGACGCGCTGCGCACCCGCTTCGTCGCGACGGGCGGCGAGCCGCTGGCCCGGGTGGCCGAGCGGCTGGAGCTGGCACTGCCGCTGGTCGAGCTCGGCGCGCTGCCGCCCGGCGAGCGCCAGGCCAAGCTCGAATGGCTGCTGCAGGACGAGGCGCGCGCGCCGTTCGACCTGGCCGCCGGCCCGCCGCTGCGCGGCCGGCTGTTCCGGCTGGCGGCCGACAGCCACGTGCTGCTGCTGGTGCTGCACCACCTGGTGTCGGACGGCTGGTCGATGGGCGTGCTGCTCGGCGAGCTGGCGGCGCTGTACCGCGCCGGCCGCGACGGCCTGCCTGCGCCGCTGGCCGAGCCGGCCATCCAGTACGCCGATTTCGCCCGCTGGCAGCGCGAATGGCTGCAGGGCGAGGCGCTGCAGCGCCAGCTCGACCACTGGACGCGCGCGCTCGATGGCATCCCGGCCCAGCTGACGCTGCCGCTCGACCGGCCGCGGCCGCAAGTGCAGACCTTCAACGGCGCCAAGCTGCCGCTGCCGATCCCGGCCGCCGCGGTGGCCGGCCTGCAGGCGCTCGGCCGGCGCCATGGCGCGACCTTGTTCATGACGCTGACGGCCGCCTTCAGCCTGCTGCTGTCGCGTCATGCCGGCCAGGACGACATCTGCCTCGGCACGCCGATCGCCAACCGCGGCCGGGCCGAGCTCGAGCCGCTGATCGGCCTGTTCGCCAACACCGTGGTGCTGCGCACGCGGCTGGCCGGCAACCCGCGCTTCGACGCGCTGCTGGAGCAGGTGCGCGACACCACGCTGGCCGCCTACGAGCACCAGGACCTGCCGCTGGAGAAGCTGATCGAGGCGCTGAACCCGCTGCGCGATACCAGCTATTCGCCGCTGTTCCAGGCGATGATCGTGCTGCAGAACACGCCGACCGGCGTTCCGGCGGGCGGCCCCTCGACGTGCCCGGCCTCGTGCTCGAGCCGTTCGGCTTCGAGCGCTACCTGGCCAAGTTCGACCTGA
- a CDS encoding condensation domain-containing protein, which translates to MDVKEFLLEMRKLGVSFSVRDGKLRSQSARGALPAEAQARIRAHKDAIVAFLTSTFGLDETRAPLVPVGRDGPLALSYAQQRLWFLDQLEPGSPFYNIPIAVRLKGRLDVAALEAGLNGIVRRHEALRTRFVLDGDQPRQEIAARLELALPLVDLAGLPAAGREAEALRLGDEEVRTPFDLGRGPLIRCRLLRLAADDHFFLCTLHHIVGDGWSLGVFVDELAALYAAHVERRPAALPELAVQYADFAHWQRQWLAGAELERQAGYWKQQLAGAPALLALPTDRPRPRVQGHAGATLDFAVPARTAAALYALAREQQASLFMVLAAAFGIVLGRHSGQKDICLGTPIANRNRAEIEPLIGFFVNTLVLRTDLAGEPTFVELLQQMRATTLAAYDHQDLPFDQVVELLRPERSSGHAPLFQVMLALQNAPMGELALPGLTLRRAELGTATAKHDLRLAIFEQDGGLHCSAEYRTELFDAATIARLGRHFGCLLEAIAADPHGRIDRLPLQDAAERAAAIDAWPGCSPAWRAAATTACCCPASPATCSNCSTARSPRRRGRPR; encoded by the coding sequence ATGGACGTCAAGGAATTCCTGCTGGAGATGCGCAAGCTCGGGGTCAGCTTCTCGGTGCGCGACGGCAAGCTGCGCAGCCAGAGCGCCCGCGGCGCGCTGCCGGCCGAGGCGCAGGCGCGCATCCGCGCGCACAAGGACGCCATCGTCGCCTTCCTGACCAGCACCTTCGGCCTGGACGAGACGCGCGCGCCGCTGGTGCCGGTCGGCCGCGACGGGCCGCTGGCGCTGTCCTACGCCCAGCAGCGGCTGTGGTTCCTCGACCAGCTCGAGCCGGGCAGCCCGTTCTACAACATCCCGATCGCGGTGCGCCTGAAAGGCCGGCTGGATGTCGCGGCGCTCGAAGCCGGCCTGAACGGCATCGTCCGGCGCCACGAGGCGCTGCGCACCCGCTTCGTGCTGGACGGCGACCAGCCGCGCCAGGAGATCGCCGCGCGGCTCGAGCTGGCGCTGCCGCTGGTCGACCTGGCCGGCCTGCCGGCGGCCGGGCGCGAAGCCGAGGCGCTGCGGCTCGGCGACGAGGAGGTGCGCACGCCGTTCGACCTGGGCCGCGGCCCGCTGATCCGCTGCAGGCTGCTGCGGCTGGCGGCGGACGACCATTTCTTCCTGTGCACGCTGCACCACATCGTCGGCGACGGCTGGTCGCTCGGCGTCTTCGTCGACGAGCTGGCGGCGCTGTACGCCGCCCACGTCGAGCGACGGCCCGCGGCGCTGCCCGAGCTGGCCGTGCAGTACGCCGATTTCGCCCACTGGCAGCGGCAGTGGCTGGCCGGCGCCGAGCTGGAGCGGCAGGCCGGCTACTGGAAGCAGCAGCTGGCCGGCGCGCCGGCGCTGCTGGCCTTGCCGACCGACCGGCCGCGGCCGCGCGTGCAGGGCCATGCCGGCGCCACGCTGGACTTCGCCGTCCCGGCGCGGACGGCCGCCGCGCTGTACGCGTTGGCCCGCGAGCAGCAGGCCTCGCTGTTCATGGTGCTGGCGGCGGCCTTCGGCATCGTGCTCGGCCGCCACAGCGGCCAGAAGGACATCTGCCTCGGCACGCCGATCGCCAACCGCAACCGGGCCGAGATCGAGCCGCTGATCGGTTTCTTCGTCAACACCCTGGTGCTGCGCACCGATCTCGCCGGCGAGCCGACTTTCGTCGAACTGCTGCAGCAGATGCGCGCGACCACGCTGGCCGCCTACGACCACCAGGACCTGCCGTTCGACCAGGTGGTCGAGCTGCTGCGGCCCGAGCGCAGCAGCGGCCACGCGCCGCTGTTCCAGGTGATGCTGGCGCTGCAGAACGCACCGATGGGCGAGCTGGCGCTGCCGGGCCTGACGCTCCGGCGTGCCGAGCTGGGCACGGCGACCGCCAAGCACGACCTGCGGCTGGCGATCTTCGAGCAGGACGGCGGCCTGCACTGCTCGGCCGAATACCGCACCGAGCTGTTCGACGCCGCCACCATCGCGCGGCTGGGCCGCCATTTCGGCTGCCTGCTGGAGGCGATCGCCGCCGATCCGCATGGCCGCATCGACCGGCTGCCGCTGCAGGACGCGGCCGAGCGCGCCGCTGCGATCGACGCGTGGCCCGGCTGCAGCCCGGCTTGGCGCGCGGCGGCGACGACGGCCTGCTGCTGCCCGGCCTCGCCGGCAACGTGCTCGAACTGTTCGACCGCGCGGTCGCCGCGGCGCCGCGGCAGGCCGCGCTGA
- a CDS encoding TauD/TfdA family dioxygenase, with translation MDAPIATAGQQAGLRALPAAELADGFAAMIDARPGQALDELDGAAARAVVQRSGALLLRGFSGGQDGFERFSRSVAERFVHNGNDSREALGDGGKTRSVTPGHNFVGPHSEFSYMPFRPDLLFFYCARPARTGGASLLWDGVRLWDALPETARAMFLDKRLHYRYRAIALDFFAPLFGTADHDAIFAALMAIPGAACLRSGDRVDFDYSVPAQVHSLLDGRYAFSNSIAVFPQTAFDDGTTLDPALRADLLELALRQTVTLELAAGDVLIVDNWRAMHGRTAFDDAERRICIRMGYLGAAAPAHYSAELEEIEY, from the coding sequence ATGGACGCCCCAATCGCGACGGCCGGCCAGCAGGCCGGTCTTCGAGCCCTTCCCGCGGCCGAACTCGCCGACGGCTTCGCCGCGATGATCGACGCCCGACCGGGCCAGGCGCTGGACGAACTCGACGGCGCCGCCGCCCGCGCCGTGGTGCAGCGCAGCGGCGCGCTGCTGCTGCGCGGATTCTCCGGCGGGCAGGACGGCTTCGAACGCTTCAGCCGCAGCGTGGCCGAGCGCTTCGTCCACAACGGCAACGACAGCCGCGAGGCGCTCGGCGACGGCGGCAAGACCCGCTCGGTGACGCCGGGCCACAACTTCGTCGGGCCGCATTCCGAGTTCTCCTACATGCCGTTCCGGCCGGACCTGCTGTTCTTCTACTGCGCGCGGCCGGCCCGCACCGGCGGCGCCTCGCTGCTGTGGGACGGCGTCCGGCTGTGGGACGCGCTGCCGGAAACGGCGCGGGCCATGTTCCTCGACAAGCGCCTGCACTATCGCTACCGCGCGATCGCGCTGGACTTCTTCGCCCCGCTGTTCGGCACCGCCGACCATGACGCGATCTTCGCCGCGCTGATGGCGATCCCGGGTGCGGCCTGCCTGCGCAGCGGCGATCGGGTCGACTTCGACTACAGCGTGCCGGCCCAGGTGCACAGCCTGCTCGACGGCCGCTACGCCTTCTCCAACAGCATCGCCGTGTTCCCGCAAACCGCCTTCGACGACGGCACCACGCTGGACCCGGCCCTGCGCGCCGACCTGCTCGAACTGGCGCTGCGCCAGACGGTGACGCTGGAGCTGGCCGCCGGCGACGTGCTGATCGTCGACAACTGGCGCGCCATGCACGGCCGCACGGCCTTCGACGACGCGGAACGGCGCATCTGCATCCGCATGGGCTACCTCGGCGCCGCGGCGCCGGCGCACTACTCGGCCGAGCTGGAAGAAATCGAATACTGA